One genomic window of Blastopirellula retiformator includes the following:
- a CDS encoding isocitrate/isopropylmalate dehydrogenase family protein yields the protein MAYEVTLITGDGTGPELAEAARKCVDATGVEINWDEQEAGVDIMEKVGTPLPESVMESVRRTRCALKAPITTPVGTGFRSINVHLRQELGLFACIRPCKYYPGVRSYFSEVGVDIVIVRENTEDLYAGVEFEAGKPETSQLIDFINSLPSDKKIKTKGEETGVSIKPMSVSGTQRIVRCAFEYARKNGRKKVTAVHKANIMKYSDGLYLKTATEVAQEFPDIEFEERIVDNMCMQLVQKPELYDVLVLPNLYGDIVSDLGAGLVGGLGMAPGENLGPDGAVFEATHGSAPKYKGLNKVNPTALILSGMLMLRHLGEMDAADRLEKAVAAVIQEGKDVTYDLKPNRDDPSAVGTQEMAAAICAKLGG from the coding sequence ATGGCATACGAAGTGACGCTCATCACCGGTGATGGTACCGGTCCCGAATTGGCCGAAGCCGCGCGAAAGTGCGTGGACGCGACCGGAGTCGAAATCAACTGGGACGAGCAAGAAGCGGGCGTCGACATCATGGAAAAGGTGGGCACGCCTCTTCCCGAGTCGGTCATGGAAAGCGTTCGTCGCACTCGCTGTGCGCTGAAAGCCCCGATCACCACGCCGGTCGGTACCGGTTTCCGCAGCATCAACGTCCACCTGCGACAAGAGCTGGGGCTGTTCGCGTGCATTCGCCCTTGCAAGTACTACCCGGGCGTTCGCAGCTACTTCAGCGAAGTCGGCGTCGATATCGTCATCGTCCGTGAAAACACGGAAGACCTGTACGCCGGCGTCGAGTTTGAAGCGGGCAAGCCCGAGACTTCCCAGCTGATCGACTTCATCAACAGTCTGCCGTCGGACAAGAAGATCAAGACTAAAGGGGAAGAAACCGGCGTCTCGATCAAACCGATGAGCGTCAGCGGCACGCAGCGAATCGTCCGTTGTGCGTTTGAATATGCCCGCAAGAATGGTCGCAAGAAGGTGACGGCCGTTCACAAGGCGAACATCATGAAGTACTCGGACGGTCTCTACCTGAAGACCGCGACCGAAGTGGCTCAAGAGTTCCCCGACATCGAATTCGAAGAACGAATCGTCGACAATATGTGCATGCAGCTGGTCCAAAAGCCGGAACTGTATGACGTGTTGGTCCTGCCGAACCTGTACGGCGACATCGTCAGCGACCTGGGCGCTGGTTTAGTTGGCGGACTGGGCATGGCGCCGGGCGAAAACCTCGGTCCCGACGGAGCGGTCTTCGAAGCGACCCACGGTTCGGCGCCGAAGTACAAAGGGCTGAACAAGGTCAACCCGACCGCGCTGATCCTTTCCGGCATGCTGATGCTTCGCCACCTGGGCGAAATGGACGCCGCCGATCGTCTGGAGAAAGCGGTCGCCGCCGTGATCCAAGAAGGCAAGGACGTCACGTACGACCTGAAGCCGAACCGCGACGACCCCAGCGCCGTCGGCACCCAGGAAATGGCCGCCGCCATTTGCGCGAAGCTAGGCGGCTAG
- a CDS encoding sensor histidine kinase has protein sequence MAMPAQRNRLQDTATADQVISDAFASDGAIDVDRLLSAWDTATTRLQETHEALRREVARLSDELEIKNRELARKNRLADLGQMASHVAHEVRNSLMPLTMYVSMLKRQSDFGPNSAKIGQKIENGLTALDSTVNDLLHFTSDRQPQWSGFPLASLLDEVCDTLAPQCEAQRVKVAIDVDSQLTVRADRGMVRRAVLNLALNALDVMNEGGRLLLTACVGRSGVEIECADSGPGFRPEVALRAFDPFFTTKNTGTGLGLAIVQRVAEAHGGQAIAMNCPEGGAAVTLVLPQPRMEAAA, from the coding sequence ATGGCAATGCCCGCACAACGAAATCGACTGCAGGACACGGCGACGGCGGATCAAGTGATTTCCGATGCGTTTGCGTCGGATGGCGCGATTGACGTCGATCGCTTGCTATCGGCCTGGGATACCGCGACGACTCGCTTACAGGAAACGCACGAAGCGCTCCGCCGCGAAGTCGCCCGCCTGTCGGACGAACTGGAAATTAAGAATCGCGAACTGGCCCGCAAGAATCGTCTGGCTGATTTGGGGCAGATGGCTTCGCACGTCGCCCATGAGGTTCGCAACAGCCTGATGCCGCTCACCATGTACGTCAGCATGCTGAAGCGTCAGTCCGATTTCGGACCCAACAGCGCCAAGATTGGTCAGAAAATCGAGAACGGCCTGACCGCCCTCGATTCGACCGTCAACGACCTGCTGCATTTCACCTCGGATCGTCAGCCGCAATGGAGCGGCTTTCCGCTGGCGTCGCTGCTGGACGAAGTTTGCGACACGCTGGCGCCGCAATGCGAAGCGCAGCGTGTGAAAGTGGCGATCGACGTCGATTCGCAGCTTACCGTACGTGCTGATCGTGGAATGGTTCGCCGCGCCGTGTTGAATCTCGCTTTGAATGCCCTCGACGTCATGAACGAAGGGGGCCGCTTGCTGCTGACCGCCTGCGTCGGCCGCTCAGGCGTCGAGATCGAATGTGCCGACTCGGGACCGGGCTTCCGACCGGAAGTCGCCTTGCGGGCCTTCGATCCCTTCTTCACCACCAAAAACACGGGCACCGGACTTGGCCTGGCGATCGTCCAGCGAGTGGCGGAAGCCCACGGCGGTCAAGCGATCGCCATGAATTGTCCAGAAGGAGGCGCGGCGGTGACGCTGGTGCTTCCGCAACCTCGAATGGAGGCCGCCGCATGA
- a CDS encoding tetratricopeptide repeat protein, translating to MADEVKEDIAPEAEAAPKKGWLSSRMRVVIVGLLLSSALGGVAFVLMPKSSVSPVTIYTALEKLEEGDYAAARGIAESFVGNYQLPEPEQAIPPYVLGAIAYHDSDQFWSEQDKQRIFMIAARYLRQSADLGYPEGYATEGNYMLGRSLVLSKQYGKSIPVLLKTYEAAPQYRREIEDMLASAYLADAASSDKQLTDALTWADKYLEVKLLTPQQRDSAMLRRAKILLRLGRLDDAVAAVDEIAKTSPVYVDSLIVRGEVELARAKQQSPKREEELNTAIDLLRQAADNQLVGTDSTRASSYLLAVALDEAGEKPAALSQATRTRKIYFRTPEGIAAGVLEGRLLREVERYDEAVDVYRRTLQDAALEPEFRNPYLTIEQLRIKVTAAIEQFLDKKQFQNAVEVAQALTPLFPLDQAQQTEGDILVRWGDAIMKEAQVAKLAEAEALRKEARERFRSAGRVYEKLAAERFSSRSYTEELWKSATAYFDGQDFTKSIEMLDMYSHYEDRSRQPRSLVAKARALIALDRADEALDLLHECLDFYPRDPVTYDARLLASEAYLEVGDLTLAEEMLQANLNDGRLEPQSTEWRNSLFALGRVLHLEGEMFEAQARVAGILEDPEAVPREAFELLEKSNSSYLLAIKNLKMAVRRYPNDPQSVMARYLAAECHRRSSMLPRKRFRLVDIETQRVRFDKEVKDNLEAALEIYASLVDELTEEFETRGELHPVHADILRNSYYAQGAAYYDLQQFPQAIEAYSTASNRYQNDPIALEAFSQIASCYRLMGQPIEAKGTLEQAKIVLDRLPADADYSETSHSSADDWRNFIDWLISTL from the coding sequence ATGGCCGACGAAGTCAAGGAAGATATCGCGCCGGAAGCTGAGGCCGCCCCGAAAAAGGGCTGGCTCAGTTCGCGGATGCGCGTCGTGATCGTCGGCCTCCTGCTGTCGTCCGCCTTGGGGGGCGTCGCCTTCGTGCTGATGCCGAAGTCGAGCGTCAGCCCGGTGACGATCTATACGGCCCTCGAAAAGTTGGAAGAGGGAGACTACGCCGCCGCCCGGGGAATCGCCGAATCGTTCGTCGGCAATTACCAACTGCCGGAGCCGGAACAAGCGATTCCGCCCTATGTGTTGGGGGCGATCGCCTATCACGATTCGGATCAATTCTGGAGCGAGCAAGACAAGCAGCGGATCTTCATGATCGCCGCTCGCTATCTGCGCCAGTCGGCCGATCTCGGCTATCCCGAAGGGTACGCAACCGAAGGCAACTACATGCTCGGCCGCAGCCTGGTCTTGAGCAAGCAATACGGCAAAAGCATTCCGGTCTTGCTCAAAACGTACGAAGCGGCGCCCCAATATCGTCGCGAGATCGAAGACATGCTGGCCAGCGCCTACCTGGCCGACGCCGCTTCTAGCGACAAGCAACTGACCGACGCATTGACCTGGGCCGACAAGTACCTGGAAGTCAAGCTGCTGACGCCGCAACAGCGCGACTCGGCGATGTTGCGGCGGGCCAAGATCTTGCTCCGTCTGGGACGCCTGGATGATGCGGTCGCCGCGGTCGACGAAATTGCCAAGACCTCACCGGTCTACGTCGATTCGTTGATTGTTCGCGGCGAAGTCGAACTGGCCCGGGCCAAACAACAAAGTCCCAAACGCGAAGAAGAGCTGAATACGGCGATCGACTTGCTGCGGCAAGCGGCCGACAATCAGTTGGTCGGCACCGATTCGACCCGGGCTTCTTCGTATCTGCTGGCGGTCGCTCTCGATGAAGCAGGCGAAAAGCCGGCCGCCCTGAGTCAGGCGACCCGCACTCGCAAGATCTACTTCCGTACGCCGGAAGGAATCGCCGCCGGCGTGTTGGAAGGGCGTTTGTTGCGAGAAGTAGAGCGCTATGACGAAGCGGTCGACGTTTATCGCCGGACCCTGCAAGACGCGGCGCTGGAGCCGGAATTCCGCAACCCATACCTCACAATCGAACAGCTCCGCATCAAGGTGACCGCGGCGATCGAGCAGTTCCTCGATAAGAAGCAGTTCCAGAATGCGGTGGAAGTCGCACAAGCCTTGACGCCCCTCTTTCCTCTTGACCAAGCGCAGCAGACCGAGGGAGACATCCTGGTCCGCTGGGGCGACGCCATCATGAAAGAGGCCCAGGTTGCGAAACTGGCCGAGGCGGAAGCGCTCCGCAAGGAAGCCCGCGAACGCTTCCGTAGCGCCGGTCGCGTCTATGAGAAGCTGGCCGCCGAGCGTTTCTCGTCGCGGAGCTATACCGAAGAGCTGTGGAAGAGTGCGACCGCTTACTTCGACGGGCAAGACTTCACCAAGTCGATCGAAATGCTCGACATGTACAGCCATTACGAAGATCGCTCGCGTCAGCCGCGGTCATTGGTGGCGAAGGCCCGGGCGTTGATCGCCTTGGACCGCGCCGACGAAGCGCTCGATCTGCTGCACGAATGTTTGGACTTTTATCCCCGCGATCCGGTTACCTACGACGCTCGCTTGCTGGCGTCGGAAGCCTACCTGGAAGTGGGCGACCTGACGCTGGCCGAAGAGATGCTGCAAGCCAATTTGAACGACGGCCGGCTCGAGCCGCAGTCGACCGAATGGCGAAATTCGCTGTTCGCCTTGGGCCGCGTGTTGCACTTGGAAGGGGAAATGTTCGAGGCGCAGGCTCGCGTCGCTGGGATTCTGGAAGATCCGGAAGCGGTGCCGCGAGAAGCGTTTGAGCTGCTCGAAAAGAGCAACAGCTCGTATCTGCTGGCGATCAAGAACCTGAAGATGGCGGTTCGCCGTTATCCGAATGATCCGCAGTCGGTAATGGCCCGCTACCTGGCGGCCGAGTGTCATCGTCGCTCGTCGATGCTGCCGCGCAAGCGATTCCGCCTGGTCGATATCGAGACGCAGCGGGTCCGCTTCGACAAAGAAGTGAAAGACAACCTGGAAGCGGCTTTGGAGATCTATGCGTCGCTGGTCGACGAGTTGACCGAAGAGTTTGAGACCCGCGGCGAATTGCACCCGGTGCATGCCGACATCTTGCGCAACAGCTATTACGCCCAAGGGGCCGCCTACTATGATCTGCAGCAGTTTCCGCAAGCGATTGAAGCGTATTCGACCGCCTCGAACCGCTATCAGAACGATCCGATCGCCTTAGAAGCGTTTTCGCAAATCGCCAGTTGCTATCGCTTGATGGGGCAACCGATCGAAGCGAAGGGAACGCTGGAACAGGCGAAGATCGTGTTGGATCGTTTGCCCGCAGACGCCGACTACTCCGAGACCTCACACAGCTCGGCCGACGATTGGCGGAACTTCATCGATTGGCTTATTTCCACCCTTTAA
- the flgB gene encoding flagellar basal body rod protein FlgB produces the protein MSGSIFNASTIPVLEQVLNFSQSRHNLLAGNIANLDTPGYKVRDLNLNQFQSKLREAIEEKNKPNEPLSPGLIATRDSDPMRSVKESIPGILFHDESNVGIEQQVMEMTKNQIMHNMAISLMEQQMRLLQTAISERV, from the coding sequence ATGAGCGGTTCGATTTTTAACGCCAGTACGATTCCGGTGCTCGAGCAAGTATTGAACTTCTCGCAGTCCCGACACAATCTGCTAGCGGGAAATATCGCGAACCTCGACACGCCTGGATACAAGGTGCGCGACCTGAACCTGAATCAGTTTCAGTCGAAGTTGCGTGAGGCGATCGAGGAGAAGAACAAACCGAACGAGCCGCTCTCTCCTGGTCTGATCGCGACCCGCGATTCGGATCCCATGCGAAGCGTGAAAGAGTCGATCCCCGGCATTTTGTTTCACGACGAAAGCAACGTCGGCATCGAACAGCAAGTCATGGAAATGACCAAGAACCAAATCATGCACAACATGGCGATTTCGTTGATGGAACAGCAGATGCGGTTGTTACAGACGGCAATTAGCGAACGCGTATAA
- a CDS encoding FliG C-terminal domain-containing protein, translated as MTTKLDQQMIRKAAIVVAELDPDAADVLLDGFPDEIAQQVRYESMFVDEIPAEEKAEVLAEFMQRRTGSAPAPEPASGDELVLSSPPHPGSPRLRKPAVEPQPAAPVPPPFHFLNDAPPEMLAPFFEQESPQIIAVVLSHLEPTRASAILRELPVDLQATVIQRLVDLGHTDPETLRAIESRLQTIVQDQLQAMSSRRIGLSAAKAILAASDSANSAEVLKALKSRSASMAKRLGVDIQPEPAPIEPPAPSLDQVYVPAQPQPASMELGAKPAPAEAQAPPEPCVPLAEFVKFDDALLGQVLADTEPQTVLLALAGASNAVTQRFYRGLAKREINDLQRRIRDLQPVLVRDIDAAQKKLGVTAARVIAQGQQGGSRLSASA; from the coding sequence ATGACGACCAAACTTGATCAACAGATGATTCGGAAGGCGGCGATCGTCGTCGCCGAACTCGACCCAGACGCCGCCGACGTATTGCTCGACGGATTTCCGGACGAGATTGCGCAACAGGTGCGGTACGAGTCGATGTTTGTCGACGAGATTCCGGCCGAAGAAAAAGCGGAAGTGCTGGCCGAGTTCATGCAGCGGCGCACTGGTTCGGCGCCCGCCCCCGAACCTGCCTCCGGCGACGAGTTGGTCCTGAGCTCGCCTCCGCATCCGGGATCGCCGCGCCTTCGCAAACCAGCTGTTGAGCCGCAGCCGGCCGCTCCGGTACCGCCGCCATTTCACTTTTTGAACGACGCGCCCCCCGAGATGCTGGCCCCGTTTTTTGAACAAGAGAGCCCCCAGATCATCGCAGTCGTTTTGTCGCATCTGGAGCCGACCCGGGCCTCCGCCATTTTGCGAGAGCTGCCGGTCGACTTGCAAGCGACCGTCATTCAGCGGCTGGTCGACCTGGGACATACCGATCCAGAAACGCTCCGCGCGATTGAATCACGGTTGCAGACGATCGTCCAGGATCAACTGCAGGCGATGTCGAGCCGCCGGATCGGTTTGTCGGCCGCCAAGGCGATCTTGGCCGCTTCCGACTCCGCCAACAGCGCCGAAGTCTTGAAAGCGCTAAAGTCGCGCAGCGCTTCGATGGCCAAACGTTTGGGTGTCGACATTCAGCCAGAACCGGCGCCTATCGAGCCGCCGGCGCCGAGTCTTGATCAGGTTTACGTCCCGGCTCAGCCGCAGCCCGCGAGCATGGAACTGGGCGCCAAGCCGGCGCCTGCCGAAGCGCAAGCCCCGCCAGAGCCATGCGTGCCGCTGGCCGAGTTCGTCAAGTTTGATGACGCGCTGCTGGGCCAAGTGTTGGCCGATACCGAACCGCAAACGGTGCTCTTGGCTTTGGCTGGCGCATCCAACGCCGTCACGCAGCGGTTTTATCGCGGACTGGCGAAGCGGGAAATCAACGACCTGCAGCGAAGGATTCGCGATTTGCAACCGGTATTGGTCCGTGACATTGATGCGGCGCAGAAGAAGTTGGGCGTCACCGCGGCCCGCGTGATTGCGCAAGGTCAGCAGGGCGGTTCTCGTTTGTCGGCATCGGCGTAG
- the lpxK gene encoding tetraacyldisaccharide 4'-kinase, which produces MLTAEEFKDYASGRRKGIGGLIMRGMMLAASKLYGVGVRMRNRQYDRGSKPIEEAGVPVVSIGNITLGGTGKTPTAAWLARWFRRQDVRVTLISRGYGAERGELNDEARELDDLLPDVPHLQNPDRVAAAKVAVEELAAQVLLLDDAFQHRRIARTLDVVLIDATEPFGYGYLFPRGMLREPLEGLARADVLALTRADAVSAEERQRIHNEARQNNNNAIWIEMIHRPAHLRNADGETLPLDQLQGKRVAAFCGIGNPAGFRHTISSCGANLVDLKPFPDHHIYKSADIAALEKWAAEQRIDYVLCTHKDLVKVGVNQLGQTPLAAIVIEADVTVGLPELEERLAKLVAEIPPDAF; this is translated from the coding sequence TTGCTTACCGCGGAAGAATTCAAGGACTACGCCAGCGGGCGGCGGAAAGGTATTGGGGGGCTGATCATGCGGGGCATGATGTTGGCCGCCTCAAAGCTGTATGGCGTGGGCGTGCGGATGCGCAATCGGCAGTACGATCGCGGCTCGAAGCCGATCGAAGAGGCGGGCGTACCGGTCGTCAGCATCGGCAATATCACGCTGGGCGGGACCGGCAAGACGCCGACCGCCGCCTGGCTGGCCCGGTGGTTTCGTCGCCAGGACGTTCGCGTTACTTTGATCAGCCGCGGTTATGGCGCTGAGCGAGGAGAACTAAACGATGAGGCCCGCGAGCTGGACGATCTGCTGCCGGACGTGCCGCATCTGCAAAACCCCGATCGGGTTGCGGCGGCGAAGGTGGCGGTCGAAGAGCTAGCCGCCCAGGTGTTGCTGTTGGATGACGCGTTTCAGCATCGCCGGATCGCCCGGACCCTGGACGTTGTGTTGATCGACGCGACCGAGCCGTTTGGTTATGGCTATCTTTTTCCGCGGGGGATGCTGCGAGAACCGCTGGAAGGACTGGCGCGGGCCGATGTGTTGGCGCTGACCCGGGCCGACGCGGTCTCGGCCGAAGAACGACAGCGGATTCATAACGAGGCGCGGCAGAATAACAATAATGCGATCTGGATCGAAATGATTCATCGCCCCGCCCATTTGCGGAATGCGGATGGCGAAACGCTTCCGCTGGATCAACTGCAAGGGAAGCGAGTTGCGGCGTTTTGCGGAATCGGCAATCCGGCCGGATTCCGGCACACGATCAGCAGCTGTGGCGCCAATTTGGTCGACCTGAAGCCATTTCCGGATCATCACATCTACAAAAGCGCCGACATCGCGGCGCTTGAGAAGTGGGCCGCCGAGCAGCGGATCGATTACGTCCTATGCACCCATAAAGACCTGGTGAAGGTGGGGGTGAACCAGTTGGGCCAAACCCCGTTGGCGGCGATTGTGATCGAAGCGGACGTGACGGTGGGCTTGCCAGAGCTGGAAGAGCGACTGGCAAAATTAGTCGCCGAGATCCCGCCTGACGCTTTCTGA
- a CDS encoding FliH/SctL family protein encodes MSVIKAEQLQGEDRDFSAVAFNFEDVTDRAQGELAKIKQYAAKLIQEAQKEAAAIRQQAATAGQADAMKKAQQTLKTQVDQQAATVIPALQQIVKELTEAKQTFLKEWENAALHVACSIAEKIIRKELSERPEIGIEMIRETIKLASGCGEITVHMNPSDIDAMDQGASNSANVLRKLSPSQVTPDASLSRGGCRVETQFGEIDGQIETQLQRIEEQLK; translated from the coding sequence ATGAGCGTCATCAAAGCGGAACAGCTACAGGGTGAAGACCGCGATTTCTCGGCGGTCGCCTTCAATTTCGAAGACGTCACCGATCGTGCGCAAGGCGAGCTGGCCAAGATCAAACAGTACGCCGCCAAGCTGATTCAAGAGGCCCAAAAGGAGGCGGCCGCCATTCGCCAACAGGCGGCCACGGCTGGTCAGGCCGACGCCATGAAGAAGGCGCAGCAAACGCTCAAGACGCAGGTCGATCAGCAAGCGGCGACCGTCATCCCGGCGCTGCAGCAGATCGTCAAAGAGCTGACCGAAGCGAAACAAACGTTCCTGAAGGAATGGGAAAACGCGGCGCTACATGTCGCCTGTTCGATCGCCGAGAAGATCATCCGCAAAGAACTCTCCGAACGCCCCGAGATTGGGATCGAGATGATTCGCGAAACGATCAAGCTGGCGAGTGGTTGCGGCGAGATTACCGTCCATATGAACCCGTCCGATATTGATGCGATGGATCAAGGCGCCAGTAACTCGGCGAATGTGCTGCGGAAGCTGTCGCCTTCGCAGGTGACGCCTGACGCGAGTCTGTCGCGCGGCGGTTGTCGCGTCGAAACGCAATTTGGCGAGATCGACGGCCAGATCGAAACGCAGCTGCAGCGTATTGAGGAGCAATTGAAGTAA
- the fliE gene encoding flagellar hook-basal body complex protein FliE, with protein MKPIHNVQPQTILPSQLTRPAGTAQSHESFANLFLEGFSRVNEMQQHADRAVEQLQTGGDVNPSEVLIAVQKADVEFKLMMQVRNKMLQAYQEIKDIRI; from the coding sequence ATGAAACCGATTCACAACGTTCAGCCGCAGACGATCCTGCCGAGTCAGTTGACCCGGCCGGCCGGAACGGCGCAGTCGCACGAATCGTTCGCCAACCTGTTTTTGGAAGGCTTTTCGCGCGTCAACGAAATGCAGCAACATGCGGACCGTGCAGTCGAGCAGTTGCAGACCGGCGGCGACGTCAATCCGTCGGAAGTGTTGATCGCCGTCCAGAAAGCGGACGTCGAATTCAAGCTGATGATGCAGGTGCGCAACAAGATGTTGCAAGCCTACCAAGAGATCAAAGACATTCGAATTTAG
- a CDS encoding histidine phosphatase family protein, producing the protein MPEKITTWMYLIRHGATANNISRPPVLQGNGINGPLVDIGLQQAEETAKFLTRTPLAAIYSSPLLRAMQTAEKIAAVRELTIQTSDLLQEVDVGRWEGKDWGWIEANDPEAYRLHHTSAAEHGYPEGENLKQVQDRVVPELMRIFGAHPQQHVAVVAHNVVIRSMIAYLLELPLDNVGHVHHDNCGITLVRLRGGKTRLISTNSIFHLTSETPRTHTGESY; encoded by the coding sequence ATGCCTGAAAAAATCACGACCTGGATGTACCTGATCCGTCACGGAGCGACCGCCAACAACATTAGCCGGCCCCCCGTCTTGCAGGGCAACGGCATCAATGGGCCGCTGGTCGACATCGGTCTGCAACAGGCGGAAGAGACGGCGAAGTTTCTGACACGGACGCCGCTAGCAGCGATCTACAGCAGTCCGCTGCTGCGGGCGATGCAGACGGCCGAAAAAATCGCCGCCGTGCGCGAGCTGACGATCCAGACGTCGGACTTGCTCCAAGAAGTCGATGTTGGCCGCTGGGAAGGAAAAGACTGGGGCTGGATCGAAGCGAACGATCCCGAGGCGTATCGCCTGCACCACACCAGTGCCGCCGAGCATGGCTATCCCGAGGGGGAAAACCTAAAGCAGGTCCAAGACCGCGTCGTGCCCGAGCTGATGCGGATCTTCGGTGCCCATCCTCAGCAACATGTCGCCGTGGTGGCCCACAATGTGGTGATCCGCTCGATGATCGCCTATCTGCTCGAACTGCCGCTGGATAACGTCGGCCATGTCCATCATGACAACTGCGGCATTACGCTGGTCCGACTCCGCGGCGGCAAGACGCGGCTAATCTCGACCAACTCGATCTTCCACCTGACGTCGGAAACGCCCCGCACGCATACCGGCGAGTCGTATTAG
- the flgC gene encoding flagellar basal body rod protein FlgC, translated as MNGALDISSSAMVAQRVRLNAVTSNIANMSSLRDENGDIAPYQARHVIFETDSSIHAPGGASGVRVSSIEEDQVEPLYRYQPTHPLAITEGKYKGYVAYPRVNMVEQMVDALEASRAYEANIGVVEISKNLAAQSLRILA; from the coding sequence ATGAACGGCGCTCTCGATATTAGTTCCAGTGCGATGGTGGCGCAGCGAGTCCGCTTGAACGCGGTGACCAGCAACATTGCGAACATGTCGTCGCTTCGCGATGAGAACGGCGATATCGCTCCTTACCAGGCTCGACACGTGATCTTTGAAACCGACAGCTCGATCCACGCTCCCGGCGGCGCCTCCGGCGTGCGAGTTTCGTCGATCGAAGAAGATCAGGTCGAACCGCTGTACCGCTATCAGCCGACGCATCCGTTGGCGATTACCGAAGGCAAATACAAAGGCTACGTGGCCTACCCCCGGGTCAACATGGTCGAACAGATGGTCGATGCCCTCGAAGCTTCCCGCGCTTATGAGGCGAACATCGGCGTCGTCGAGATCTCGAAGAATCTCGCCGCCCAATCGCTCCGGATTTTGGCTTAG
- a CDS encoding sigma-54-dependent transcriptional regulator: MSIVEAPTATGNVLVVDDNARARQSIVDVLEMLGHRGSACSGGHEALQRMDAGEFDAVVTDLQMPGMDGLELVQQIRRRDAHIPIVMVTAHGSVSTAVEAMRFGAADYLEKPLNADRLEAVINRVLENAASGDRATVTAPDDDSEVAMIGDSRAMEIVRQRIAQVAPTDETVLIIGESGVGKELVARTIHQWSRRAGRALISLNCPVLSAHLMESELFGHTRGAFTSADSSRVGRFELAEQGTILLDEISEIDLSLQAKLLRVLQERCYERVGSSETVDADVRVLATTNRDLPGEVSAGRFRRDLYYRLAVVPIELPPLRQRRDDIPLLVNHFLQQTAVRLERPMCDVQPAALDLLVRHDWPGNVRELENIVTRSCVLATDGQVTANALSAWLHGEASEEASDSVEAPVGVKLDEMERRLISATLEHYDGHREKTAAALGISPRTLSNKLRSYGLAPRAKTFARAI; encoded by the coding sequence ATGAGTATCGTAGAAGCTCCTACCGCAACCGGAAACGTGCTGGTTGTTGATGACAACGCTCGCGCTCGACAATCGATTGTCGACGTGCTGGAGATGTTGGGACATCGCGGCTCGGCTTGTTCCGGCGGACACGAGGCGCTGCAGCGTATGGACGCCGGCGAGTTTGACGCCGTCGTGACCGACCTGCAAATGCCCGGCATGGACGGCTTAGAACTGGTCCAACAGATCCGTCGCCGCGACGCCCACATTCCAATCGTGATGGTCACCGCCCATGGCAGCGTTTCGACCGCCGTCGAGGCGATGCGATTTGGCGCCGCCGACTATTTGGAAAAGCCGCTCAACGCCGATCGCCTGGAAGCGGTCATTAACCGCGTGCTGGAAAACGCCGCCAGCGGCGATCGCGCCACAGTTACGGCCCCAGACGATGACAGCGAAGTGGCGATGATCGGTGACAGCCGCGCGATGGAAATCGTGCGTCAGCGGATCGCCCAAGTCGCGCCGACCGACGAAACGGTGTTGATCATCGGCGAAAGCGGCGTCGGCAAAGAGCTGGTCGCCCGCACGATTCACCAGTGGAGCCGCCGCGCCGGTCGGGCCTTGATCAGCCTGAACTGCCCGGTCCTGTCGGCTCACTTGATGGAAAGCGAACTGTTTGGCCATACCCGCGGCGCCTTTACCAGCGCCGATTCTTCCCGCGTCGGACGGTTTGAGCTGGCCGAACAGGGGACCATCCTGCTCGACGAAATCAGCGAGATCGACTTGTCGCTGCAGGCCAAGCTGCTGCGAGTGCTGCAGGAACGTTGCTACGAACGGGTCGGCTCGAGTGAAACGGTGGACGCCGACGTTCGCGTGCTGGCCACCACCAACCGCGACTTGCCAGGCGAGGTTTCGGCCGGGCGTTTTCGCCGCGACTTGTACTATCGCCTAGCGGTGGTGCCGATCGAACTGCCGCCGCTCCGCCAGCGCCGCGACGACATCCCGTTGTTGGTCAACCACTTTTTGCAGCAGACCGCGGTTCGTTTGGAACGGCCGATGTGCGACGTTCAGCCGGCGGCGCTCGACTTGCTCGTGCGTCACGATTGGCCGGGCAACGTGCGGGAGCTCGAAAACATCGTGACCCGGTCCTGCGTTTTGGCGACCGATGGTCAGGTTACCGCCAACGCGCTCTCCGCCTGGTTGCATGGCGAAGCGAGCGAAGAAGCCAGCGACTCTGTCGAAGCGCCGGTGGGCGTCAAGCTAGATGAGATGGAACGTCGGTTGATTTCGGCGACGCTCGAACATTATGACGGCCATCGCGAGAAGACGGCGGCGGCGCTGGGGATCAGTCCTCGCACATTGTCGAATAAACTTCGCAGTTACGGCCTGGCGCCGCGGGCGAAAACCTTCGCTCGGGCGATCTGA